The following are from one region of the Thermococcus cleftensis genome:
- the trmBL2 gene encoding HTH-type transcriptional regulator TrmBL2 translates to MVKDRMVELLQEHFELNLYEARAYVALVGFGVLTPAELASVSEVPAPRTYDVLRSLEKKGFAISQPGKVNKYRPVHPQNILEKFIEEWQERVAEELEAKKKAKEELLELMSPLIETEIPKYGVEKVWVVRGIRNATLKTKEMFEEVKEQILLADDGYIAINLESDIIKAIDNGAKAKIIVTENVFHRLGTSKIMDYYKAGKLELKVIDKLELPMLICDDEVFFALEDMAARYFNYETQIWIKDFRVKALFEGKFNEYWEKAKKA, encoded by the coding sequence ATGGTTAAGGACAGGATGGTTGAGCTCCTTCAGGAGCACTTTGAGTTGAACCTCTACGAGGCCAGGGCGTACGTGGCATTAGTCGGTTTTGGCGTCCTCACCCCGGCCGAGCTGGCCAGCGTTTCGGAGGTCCCGGCTCCAAGGACCTACGACGTTCTCAGGAGCCTCGAGAAGAAGGGCTTCGCCATCAGCCAGCCGGGCAAGGTGAACAAGTACAGGCCCGTTCACCCGCAGAACATCCTCGAGAAGTTCATCGAGGAGTGGCAGGAGCGCGTTGCCGAGGAGCTTGAGGCCAAGAAGAAGGCGAAGGAGGAGCTCCTCGAGCTCATGAGCCCGCTCATTGAAACCGAGATTCCGAAGTACGGTGTCGAGAAGGTCTGGGTCGTGAGGGGCATAAGGAACGCCACCCTCAAGACCAAGGAGATGTTCGAGGAGGTCAAGGAGCAGATCCTCCTGGCTGACGACGGTTACATAGCCATCAACCTTGAGAGCGACATCATCAAGGCCATTGACAACGGCGCCAAGGCCAAGATAATAGTCACCGAGAACGTCTTCCACAGGCTCGGCACCTCAAAGATAATGGACTACTACAAGGCCGGCAAGCTCGAGCTCAAGGTCATCGACAAGCTCGAGCTCCCGATGCTCATCTGCGACGACGAGGTCTTCTTCGCCCTCGAGGACATGGCGGCGAGGTACTTCAACTACGAGACCCAGATCTGGATCAAGGACTTCCGCGTCAAGGCCCTCTTCGAGGGCAAGTTCAACGAGTACTGGGAGAAGGCCAAGAAGGCCTGA
- a CDS encoding arginase family protein, with the protein MVTFIPFGEKPNRDGVLYVLQLLKRNKLIDDYMIVESSRVELLAERIPQDRAYIIGEHLATYGIAEKLRPQSLISVDAHTDLMHDYLDHGSWLAYALEERLVNRAVVLAPVLMIPTTERTQLWTRRVKIFPALLRSRRVRGKWRAYRNLQTNDLLEILDETKKYLGDEVYLTVDMDVLRPEYKIARFQHGELTLEELLELLEGIKENFRIKAFDIAEVSDRIRRSRLGKKAFVEVFQLLGG; encoded by the coding sequence ATGGTAACGTTCATTCCCTTCGGAGAAAAACCCAACAGGGACGGGGTTCTGTACGTTCTCCAGCTCCTCAAGCGCAACAAGCTCATCGACGACTACATGATAGTGGAATCAAGCAGGGTCGAGCTTTTGGCCGAGAGGATTCCCCAGGATAGGGCGTACATAATAGGGGAGCACCTTGCCACGTACGGGATAGCTGAAAAGCTCAGGCCCCAATCTCTCATCAGCGTCGATGCCCACACTGACCTTATGCACGACTACCTTGACCACGGCTCGTGGCTCGCCTACGCCCTGGAAGAGCGCCTCGTGAACAGGGCCGTCGTTCTGGCCCCGGTTCTGATGATACCCACAACCGAGAGGACCCAGCTGTGGACGAGAAGGGTCAAAATATTCCCGGCTCTGCTGAGGAGCAGGAGGGTAAGGGGAAAGTGGAGGGCCTACAGGAACCTCCAGACCAACGACCTCTTGGAGATACTTGACGAAACCAAGAAGTACCTCGGTGATGAGGTTTACCTCACCGTGGACATGGACGTCTTAAGACCGGAGTACAAGATAGCCCGCTTCCAGCACGGCGAGCTGACCCTAGAAGAGCTCCTGGAGCTTTTGGAGGGAATCAAGGAGAACTTCAGGATAAAGGCCTTTGACATTGCCGAGGTCTCGGACAGAATAAGACGCTCGAGACTCGGAAAGAAGGCGTTCGTCGAAGTGTTCCAGCTCCTGGGAGGGTGA
- a CDS encoding Sjogren's syndrome/scleroderma autoantigen 1 family protein: MTKGPTEEEIRKIIMPLMLSGAKMLDRHCPKCGSPLFEKDGKVFCPVCEHRKKQRQAELKGVEERLMEKLNELANSLPEDIEELEKHLRVMELIINLLERYKVLEGGE; this comes from the coding sequence ATGACGAAGGGTCCCACGGAGGAGGAGATAAGGAAGATAATAATGCCCCTCATGCTCTCCGGCGCTAAGATGCTTGACAGGCACTGCCCCAAGTGTGGCTCCCCGCTCTTCGAGAAGGACGGGAAGGTTTTCTGCCCCGTCTGCGAGCACAGGAAGAAGCAGAGACAGGCTGAGCTGAAGGGCGTCGAGGAGAGGCTGATGGAAAAGCTAAACGAGCTCGCCAACTCCCTCCCGGAGGACATCGAGGAGCTTGAGAAACACTTAAGGGTCATGGAACTCATAATAAATCTGTTAGAAAGGTACAAAGTCCTGGAGGGAGGGGAATGA
- a CDS encoding DUF4139 domain-containing protein: MRKKAMAAVGGIALVILAVFSFQGEKAVASDTTVVLYNSAKIGVVEKTLELELEEGINDVPLEELAGLNIAEVTIMSLDEGVRVLGIFSKGQGGDVYSANIGSEVEIKLRSGDTVTGKFLGFKNGKIAIEGDGYYLINPNEVVYFKARNLEGQASVYAAIQADKAGKYNVSITYRVANMSWESRYKLYIGDDARLYGYIVLNNPTAQEFKDAKVLLVAGDVQLYQNVPQPRVLYAMAEKGTDQVNVGQPEKIEAFYLYKLGVVDLNPSSKMMYPYISFEVPFEREYLYESWPYSREGPVYESISFKTEKVLPAGIVEIYRETDDGSLLVGERAIEHTPRGDVLRIGIGRDYDLKGTTTVLDQRNGDGYSYYKVKITLENFGNETKTVIVRHHKWGKVVTSNVEPINETANYVEFKVTINPGEKKEIIFDYENRY, from the coding sequence ATGAGGAAAAAGGCGATGGCTGCAGTTGGTGGAATTGCACTTGTAATCCTGGCGGTTTTTTCGTTCCAGGGAGAAAAGGCGGTGGCGAGCGACACCACCGTTGTTCTCTACAATTCCGCGAAGATTGGGGTTGTAGAGAAGACGCTCGAGCTTGAACTGGAAGAGGGAATAAACGATGTTCCCCTCGAGGAGCTTGCGGGTCTTAACATAGCCGAAGTCACGATAATGTCCCTTGATGAGGGGGTCCGGGTTCTCGGCATCTTCAGTAAAGGCCAGGGCGGGGACGTCTACAGCGCCAACATCGGGAGTGAAGTTGAGATAAAGCTGAGAAGTGGTGATACCGTTACCGGCAAGTTCCTCGGCTTCAAGAACGGGAAGATAGCCATCGAGGGGGACGGCTACTACCTGATCAACCCCAACGAGGTTGTCTACTTCAAGGCCAGGAATCTTGAGGGTCAGGCGAGCGTTTATGCCGCCATACAGGCCGACAAAGCGGGGAAGTACAACGTGAGCATAACCTACCGCGTCGCCAACATGAGCTGGGAGAGCAGGTACAAGCTCTACATCGGTGATGACGCAAGGCTCTACGGCTACATCGTCCTCAACAACCCGACCGCCCAGGAGTTCAAGGATGCGAAGGTCCTGCTGGTGGCCGGCGACGTTCAGCTCTACCAGAACGTTCCCCAGCCCAGGGTTCTTTACGCCATGGCGGAGAAGGGAACCGACCAGGTTAACGTCGGTCAGCCGGAGAAGATAGAGGCGTTCTACCTCTACAAGCTTGGAGTCGTTGACCTCAACCCATCGAGCAAGATGATGTACCCTTACATAAGCTTCGAGGTTCCCTTCGAGAGGGAGTACCTCTACGAGAGCTGGCCCTACAGTCGGGAAGGGCCGGTTTACGAGTCGATATCCTTCAAGACCGAGAAGGTTCTCCCGGCGGGTATAGTGGAGATATACCGGGAGACCGATGATGGAAGCCTGCTGGTGGGTGAGAGGGCCATAGAGCACACCCCCAGGGGTGATGTGCTTAGGATAGGCATTGGACGGGACTACGACCTTAAAGGCACGACGACCGTGCTCGATCAGAGGAACGGTGATGGTTACTCCTACTACAAGGTCAAAATCACCCTTGAGAACTTCGGGAACGAGACTAAAACGGTCATCGTCAGGCACCACAAGTGGGGAAAGGTAGTTACATCAAACGTTGAACCTATCAACGAGACTGCAAACTACGTGGAGTTCAAGGTTACGATTAACCCCGGTGAAAAGAAGGAGATAATCTTTGACTACGAGAACCGCTATTAG
- the hxlAB gene encoding bifunctional 3-hexulose-6-phosphate synthase/6-phospho-3-hexuloisomerase, protein MILQVALDLTDIEQAISIAEKAAKGGAHWLEVGTPLIKKEGMRAVELLKRRFPDRKIVADLKTMDTGALEVEMAARHGADVVSILGVADDKTIKDAVEVARRYGIRVMVDLIGVKDKVKRAKELEKMGVHYILVHTGIDEQVQGKSPLEDLEKVVKAVSVPVAVAGGLNLDTIPKVVELGATIIIVGGAITKAKDPEEVTRKIIDLFWGEYMMTIRKAMTDILDHINNVAGELKLDQVRGFIDAMIGANKIFIYGAGRSGLVGKAFAMRLMHLDFNVYVVGETITPAFEPGDLLIAISGSGETNSIVDAAEIAKKQGGKVVAITSYASSTLGRLADVVVEIPGRAKTDIPTDYIARQMLTKYKWIAPMGTLFEDSTMIFLDGVIALLMATFQKTEKDMKRKHATLE, encoded by the coding sequence ATGATACTCCAGGTTGCCCTGGATCTCACTGATATTGAGCAGGCCATTTCTATAGCCGAGAAGGCTGCGAAGGGCGGCGCTCACTGGCTAGAGGTTGGGACCCCGCTCATAAAGAAAGAAGGCATGCGCGCTGTCGAGCTTCTCAAGAGGCGCTTTCCGGACAGGAAAATCGTCGCCGACCTCAAGACCATGGACACCGGCGCTCTGGAGGTCGAGATGGCGGCCAGGCACGGTGCCGATGTTGTTTCTATCCTCGGCGTCGCGGACGACAAGACCATAAAGGACGCGGTCGAGGTCGCCAGGAGGTATGGAATCAGGGTCATGGTCGATCTAATCGGTGTCAAGGACAAGGTTAAGCGCGCCAAGGAACTCGAGAAGATGGGCGTCCACTACATACTCGTCCACACGGGCATAGACGAGCAGGTTCAGGGCAAGAGCCCGCTGGAGGACCTGGAAAAGGTCGTCAAGGCTGTGAGCGTTCCCGTTGCGGTGGCCGGTGGTTTAAACCTTGATACCATACCCAAGGTCGTCGAGCTTGGCGCCACCATAATAATCGTCGGCGGCGCGATAACCAAGGCCAAGGATCCGGAGGAAGTCACCAGGAAGATAATAGACCTCTTCTGGGGCGAGTACATGATGACCATAAGAAAGGCCATGACCGACATACTCGACCACATCAACAACGTCGCGGGAGAGCTGAAGCTTGATCAGGTTCGCGGCTTCATCGACGCCATGATAGGGGCCAACAAGATATTCATCTACGGCGCCGGCAGGAGCGGCCTCGTCGGCAAGGCCTTCGCGATGAGGCTCATGCACCTCGACTTCAACGTTTACGTCGTCGGTGAGACCATAACACCTGCGTTTGAACCAGGAGATCTCCTCATAGCCATCAGCGGTTCCGGCGAGACCAACAGCATCGTCGATGCCGCGGAGATAGCCAAGAAGCAGGGAGGCAAGGTTGTTGCGATAACCTCCTACGCCAGCTCGACCCTTGGAAGGCTCGCTGATGTCGTCGTTGAGATACCCGGAAGGGCCAAGACCGACATACCAACCGACTACATAGCGAGGCAGATGCTCACGAAGTACAAGTGGATAGCGCCGATGGGAACCCTCTTCGAGGACTCGACGATGATATTCCTCGACGGCGTCATAGCGCTCCTCATGGCGACCTTCCAGAAGACCGAGAAGGACATGAAACGGAAGCACGCCACCCTTGAGTGA
- a CDS encoding helix-turn-helix domain-containing protein, producing the protein MKNVKVLKALESGPKTVEEIAEETGIRPMEVRRYLLRFAESGKAEAFERDGKLYWKLKEKDELEEEFKYV; encoded by the coding sequence ATGAAGAACGTGAAGGTTCTCAAGGCCCTTGAGAGCGGCCCGAAGACCGTCGAGGAGATAGCGGAGGAAACCGGGATCAGACCGATGGAAGTGAGGCGTTATTTACTCCGCTTCGCCGAGAGCGGGAAGGCCGAGGCCTTTGAAAGGGACGGGAAGCTTTACTGGAAGCTGAAGGAGAAGGACGAGCTTGAGGAAGAGTTCAAGTACGTCTGA
- a CDS encoding SWIM zinc finger family protein, which produces MDEKTLRKGERYYKAGKVLWVVKHGGKLFSKVLGTYPYYVELDLSTGENRCTCPLGGDCKHVAAVLKAHESGFYFESFDKHAELFPEAVAMEFLAEVPELALDVTLKELLFTMSTDESGSEVAKLFRRALRLVGITRKKEALHVLEEVLDEYRHVFDDYELAVKLEDELRELESAL; this is translated from the coding sequence ATGGACGAAAAAACCCTCCGGAAGGGGGAGCGTTATTATAAGGCGGGAAAGGTCCTATGGGTGGTCAAGCACGGGGGTAAGCTTTTTTCCAAGGTTCTCGGCACGTATCCCTATTACGTCGAGCTAGATCTCTCCACGGGCGAGAACCGCTGCACCTGCCCCCTTGGCGGGGACTGCAAGCACGTCGCGGCCGTTCTCAAGGCCCACGAGAGCGGCTTCTACTTCGAGAGCTTTGATAAACATGCCGAGCTTTTTCCTGAGGCCGTTGCCATGGAGTTTCTGGCCGAGGTCCCCGAGCTGGCGCTCGACGTTACCCTCAAGGAACTCCTCTTTACCATGAGCACCGACGAGAGCGGGAGCGAGGTTGCGAAGCTTTTCAGGCGGGCCTTAAGGCTGGTTGGTATAACCCGCAAGAAGGAAGCCCTCCACGTCCTTGAAGAAGTTCTCGATGAGTACCGCCACGTGTTCGATGACTACGAGCTGGCGGTGAAGCTCGAGGACGAGCTGAGAGAACTCGAGTCTGCCCTCTAA
- the rgy gene encoding reverse gyrase encodes MKAIYREMCPNCAGRISDERLVMKNPCDECLESPVHADSYFELITAVRNALQLRGTLKEWERIHSLEAGLREVEEFFEKATGFTFWSAQRTWVKRLLKGRSFSIIAPTGMGKSTFGAVMAVWHALGGKKSYIVVPTTPLVIQTAKKIQAIAERAGVEINLAYYHGNLRKKEKEEMLAKIEGGNYDVLITSAQWLARNYDEKLEGRRFDFIFVDDVDAFLKASKNIDRSLYLLGFNEEIIAKAWEIIRLKKQMSKYLNGRSQDREERLKELNSQISELQREIEEFKRENPVGIMIIASATGSARGDRIKLYRELLGFEVGSGRSALRNVVDSYLKPTKDIREHVEELLTRLGKGGIIFTPIDQGLSYAEELVGYLRERGFRVELVSSKNRKAIERFENGEADYLIGSATYYGSLVRGLDLPHLIRYAVFTGVPKFRFSIDLERPTIYRALGLLSEVMDFLSDEDRKQAEKLHARLRRLIRNIPQFELLKIEEALAEGLPIENDFHNHVLGVFRELVEFLRKVLRDEEVLKRLAEDPFVSLVEEEGKWYIEIPDVRTYIQATGRTSRLFAGGITKGLSVLIVDNEKVFNGLVRQMRWRFTEFKMVPFEELDLGELLRQIDEDREKVRLVMEGRISAKVKDLVKSALMIVESPNKARTIANFFGQPSKTRIGDLVAYEVSIGNMMLTILASGGHMFDLVTNEGYHGVLVDEKDGMLRFVPVYDTIKRCRDCGHQFVDWEEKGTCPRCGSTNVRDALENVKAMRELAQEVDEILIATDPDTEGEKIAWDIRNVLSPYTPNIKRIEFHEVTRPAIMRAIQEARDVNEGRVNAQIVRRIEDRWIGFELSQELQRVFENRNLSAGRVQTPVLGWIIERYKEFTESETYFLGLTLENGLQVTLEVGKDGKKVEPPEYVTVEEVELEEKELNPLPPYTTDAMLKDASTFLKLSAPETMRLAQDLFEAGLTSYHRTDSTHVSNTGIEIAKEYITQELGEEYFRPRHWGEEGTHEAIRPTRPIDTGRLMQLIRDGIIQIPKNLTRNHYRLYDMIFRRFMTSQMRAAKLLMERVVIDAGVGKVELEGYVEVIEDGWTKLRSPPMRQLPKLEPGAKLKVVEAKKWKAPKVSLYTQGDIIALMKERKIGRPSTYAKIVQTLLQRYYVIETRGRKKLVPTDQGIKVYHYLISKYKELVSEEKTRELEELMDRIEEKGVDYQKVLGGLYRELQEYLKGGNEGSV; translated from the coding sequence ATGAAGGCGATTTACCGGGAGATGTGCCCGAACTGCGCCGGTAGAATCTCCGACGAGAGGCTCGTAATGAAGAACCCCTGTGATGAGTGTCTCGAAAGTCCCGTTCACGCTGATTCCTATTTTGAACTCATCACTGCCGTCAGAAACGCCCTCCAGCTGAGGGGAACGCTCAAGGAGTGGGAGAGGATTCACTCCCTTGAAGCCGGGCTCAGGGAGGTCGAGGAGTTCTTTGAAAAGGCGACGGGCTTCACCTTCTGGAGTGCCCAGAGGACGTGGGTGAAGAGGCTCTTAAAGGGGAGAAGCTTCTCGATAATCGCGCCGACCGGAATGGGTAAGAGCACCTTTGGAGCGGTCATGGCGGTGTGGCACGCCCTCGGGGGTAAGAAGAGCTACATAGTGGTCCCAACCACCCCACTGGTGATTCAAACCGCCAAGAAGATTCAGGCCATAGCCGAGAGGGCGGGCGTCGAGATAAACCTCGCCTACTACCACGGTAACCTCCGCAAGAAGGAGAAGGAGGAGATGCTGGCCAAAATCGAGGGTGGCAACTATGACGTTCTCATAACCAGCGCCCAGTGGCTGGCTAGGAACTACGACGAAAAGCTGGAGGGCAGGCGCTTCGACTTCATTTTCGTCGATGACGTCGATGCGTTTCTCAAGGCCAGCAAGAACATAGACCGCTCTCTCTACCTGCTCGGCTTCAACGAGGAGATCATCGCTAAGGCCTGGGAGATAATAAGGCTCAAGAAGCAGATGTCAAAGTACCTCAACGGCCGCTCCCAGGACAGGGAAGAGAGACTCAAGGAGCTGAACTCCCAGATCTCGGAGCTTCAGCGCGAAATTGAGGAGTTCAAGCGCGAGAACCCGGTTGGAATAATGATTATTGCCTCCGCGACGGGAAGCGCGAGGGGTGACAGGATAAAGCTCTACCGCGAGCTTCTTGGCTTCGAGGTCGGAAGCGGAAGGAGCGCACTGAGGAACGTTGTGGACAGCTACCTCAAGCCCACGAAGGACATAAGGGAGCATGTGGAGGAGCTCCTAACGAGGCTCGGGAAGGGAGGAATAATATTCACGCCAATAGACCAGGGATTGAGCTATGCTGAGGAGCTGGTCGGTTACCTCCGCGAGAGGGGATTCAGGGTCGAGCTGGTAAGCTCAAAGAACAGGAAGGCCATCGAGAGGTTTGAAAACGGCGAGGCGGACTACCTCATAGGCTCCGCCACCTACTACGGCTCACTGGTCAGGGGTCTCGACCTGCCCCACCTGATACGCTACGCCGTCTTCACCGGCGTTCCCAAGTTCCGCTTTTCCATAGATCTTGAGAGGCCGACAATCTACCGTGCCCTCGGCCTCCTCAGTGAGGTCATGGACTTTCTGAGCGATGAAGACAGGAAGCAGGCTGAGAAGCTCCACGCGAGGCTCAGGAGGCTCATAAGGAACATTCCACAGTTCGAGCTTCTCAAGATAGAGGAGGCCCTCGCGGAGGGACTGCCTATAGAGAACGACTTCCACAACCACGTGCTCGGCGTCTTCCGCGAGCTGGTGGAGTTCCTGAGGAAGGTTCTGAGGGACGAGGAGGTTCTCAAAAGGCTCGCCGAGGATCCATTCGTCAGCCTCGTCGAGGAAGAGGGGAAGTGGTACATCGAGATTCCCGACGTCAGAACATATATCCAGGCCACTGGGAGGACTAGCAGGCTCTTCGCGGGCGGAATAACCAAGGGCCTCAGCGTCCTCATAGTGGACAACGAGAAGGTCTTCAACGGCCTGGTCAGGCAGATGCGCTGGCGCTTTACGGAGTTCAAGATGGTGCCCTTCGAGGAGCTGGACCTCGGCGAACTCCTGCGGCAGATAGACGAGGACAGGGAAAAGGTTCGCCTCGTCATGGAGGGCAGGATAAGCGCCAAGGTCAAGGATTTGGTCAAGTCGGCACTCATGATAGTCGAGAGCCCCAACAAGGCCAGAACGATAGCCAACTTCTTCGGTCAGCCGAGCAAGACGAGGATAGGTGACCTCGTCGCCTACGAGGTGAGCATAGGTAACATGATGCTGACCATTCTCGCGAGCGGCGGGCACATGTTCGATCTCGTGACGAACGAGGGCTACCACGGCGTTCTCGTTGATGAAAAAGATGGCATGCTGAGGTTTGTTCCCGTCTACGACACCATAAAACGCTGCCGCGACTGTGGCCATCAGTTCGTTGACTGGGAGGAGAAAGGTACCTGCCCGCGCTGCGGCTCAACGAACGTGAGGGACGCGCTTGAAAACGTTAAGGCCATGCGTGAGCTGGCGCAAGAGGTAGATGAGATACTCATCGCGACCGACCCCGACACGGAGGGTGAGAAGATAGCCTGGGACATAAGGAACGTTCTCAGCCCCTACACGCCGAACATCAAGCGCATAGAGTTCCACGAGGTGACGAGGCCGGCGATAATGAGGGCCATTCAGGAAGCCAGGGACGTGAACGAGGGCCGCGTTAATGCCCAGATAGTGAGGCGCATAGAGGACAGATGGATAGGCTTCGAGCTGAGCCAGGAACTCCAGCGCGTCTTTGAGAACCGCAACCTCTCAGCCGGAAGGGTTCAAACGCCAGTTCTCGGCTGGATAATCGAGCGCTATAAGGAGTTCACCGAGAGCGAGACCTACTTCCTCGGTTTAACCCTTGAGAACGGTCTCCAGGTAACCCTTGAGGTGGGAAAGGACGGCAAGAAGGTTGAGCCGCCGGAGTACGTCACCGTTGAGGAGGTCGAGCTGGAGGAGAAGGAGCTCAACCCCTTGCCCCCCTACACGACCGACGCCATGCTGAAGGATGCCTCGACCTTCCTCAAGCTGTCCGCGCCCGAGACGATGCGCTTAGCGCAGGATCTGTTCGAGGCCGGATTGACGAGCTATCACAGAACAGACTCCACTCACGTCAGCAACACCGGGATAGAGATAGCGAAGGAGTACATCACCCAAGAGCTCGGTGAGGAGTACTTCAGGCCGAGACACTGGGGTGAAGAAGGAACGCACGAGGCCATAAGGCCCACGAGGCCAATAGACACGGGCAGGCTGATGCAGTTAATCCGCGATGGAATCATTCAGATTCCAAAGAACCTCACAAGGAACCACTACAGGCTCTACGACATGATATTCAGGCGCTTCATGACGAGCCAGATGAGGGCTGCGAAGCTTCTCATGGAGAGGGTGGTCATCGATGCCGGCGTTGGGAAGGTCGAGCTCGAGGGCTACGTCGAGGTAATCGAGGACGGCTGGACAAAGCTGAGGAGCCCGCCGATGAGGCAGCTGCCAAAGCTTGAGCCTGGAGCTAAGCTTAAAGTCGTCGAGGCCAAGAAGTGGAAGGCGCCCAAGGTTTCCCTCTACACCCAGGGCGACATAATAGCGCTCATGAAAGAGCGCAAGATAGGAAGGCCTTCAACCTACGCCAAGATAGTCCAGACACTGCTCCAGCGCTACTACGTGATCGAGACTCGCGGAAGAAAGAAGCTCGTGCCCACGGATCAGGGCATCAAGGTCTACCACTATCTCATAAGTAAATATAAAGAACTCGTAAGTGAGGAGAAGACGAGGGAGCTGGAGGAGCTGATGGACCGCATAGAGGAGAAGGGCGTGGACTACCAGAAGGTTCTGGGGGGCCTTTATCGGGAGCTTCAGGAATACCTTAAAGGTGGAAATGAAGGCTCCGTATGA
- the cas6 gene encoding CRISPR-associated endoribonuclease Cas6, with amino-acid sequence MVRFLIRLHPENEPFRIPFSHQHKLQGLIYRRIQRVNPELSLSLHSPKVPKLFTYSLFMAERRELAEDRSSLLGYKRGFFYFSTAVPEVAEAFIGGLLQNPEVELWGERFVVGEVKAIAEPEKLSGRKFVTLSPVAVTTRRIQFGKPRSYDLSPAEPEFYELIQENLREKYLHIYGSRPPEDFEMKVLNAKPKRFEVKPGIFQVAWHLVFRAKGDEGLLKAGYLAGFGEKNSIGFGMVKADGRKMKRNPKGGVKDREGKSS; translated from the coding sequence ATGGTCAGGTTCCTAATAAGACTCCACCCGGAGAATGAGCCGTTTCGCATACCTTTCAGCCACCAGCACAAGCTCCAGGGTTTGATATACCGCAGAATACAGCGCGTGAACCCCGAGCTGAGTCTCAGCCTCCACTCGCCGAAGGTTCCTAAGCTGTTCACCTACTCCCTCTTCATGGCGGAGAGGCGCGAGCTGGCCGAGGACAGGAGCTCTCTACTGGGCTACAAGCGCGGCTTTTTCTACTTCTCGACGGCGGTTCCAGAAGTGGCGGAGGCCTTCATAGGCGGCCTCCTCCAGAATCCCGAGGTCGAGCTCTGGGGCGAGCGCTTCGTCGTGGGAGAAGTGAAGGCCATCGCGGAGCCGGAAAAGCTCAGCGGGAGGAAGTTCGTGACCCTCTCGCCGGTGGCAGTGACCACAAGGCGGATCCAGTTCGGAAAGCCGAGGAGCTACGATTTAAGCCCGGCCGAACCGGAGTTCTACGAGCTGATACAGGAGAACCTCAGGGAGAAGTACCTCCACATCTATGGCTCGAGACCGCCCGAGGACTTCGAGATGAAGGTCCTAAACGCCAAGCCCAAGCGCTTCGAGGTCAAGCCCGGCATCTTCCAAGTGGCGTGGCACCTCGTGTTCCGCGCGAAGGGCGACGAGGGCCTGCTGAAGGCAGGTTATCTGGCCGGCTTCGGGGAGAAGAACTCAATAGGGTTTGGAATGGTGAAGGCTGATGGGCGGAAGATGAAAAGAAACCCAAAGGGAGGTGTGAAGGATCGGGAAGGGAAATCCTCCTGA
- a CDS encoding acetate--CoA ligase family protein, with protein sequence MDRIEKARAIIEKAKAENRPLVEPEAKEILKLYGVPVPDFKVATNEEEAVKFAREIGYPVVMKIVSPQIIHKSDAGGVKVNIKSDEEAREAFKKIMENARNYKPDADLWGVIIYRMLPLGKEVIVGMIRDPQFGPAIMFGLGGIFVEILKDVSFRVAPITKEEALDMIKEIKAYPILAGARGEKPVDIEALADIIVKVGELALELPEIKELDINPIFAYEDSAVAVDARMLL encoded by the coding sequence ATGGACAGGATTGAAAAGGCTAGGGCAATCATCGAGAAGGCCAAGGCCGAGAACAGGCCGCTCGTCGAGCCTGAGGCGAAGGAGATACTCAAGCTCTACGGTGTCCCCGTCCCGGACTTCAAGGTCGCCACCAATGAGGAAGAGGCCGTAAAGTTCGCCCGTGAAATAGGCTATCCGGTCGTCATGAAGATCGTTTCTCCGCAGATCATTCACAAGAGCGACGCCGGCGGTGTCAAGGTCAACATCAAGAGCGACGAGGAGGCGAGGGAGGCCTTCAAGAAGATAATGGAGAACGCCAGGAACTACAAGCCCGACGCCGACCTCTGGGGCGTCATCATCTACCGCATGCTCCCGCTCGGCAAGGAGGTCATCGTCGGTATGATCCGCGACCCGCAGTTCGGCCCGGCGATAATGTTCGGTCTCGGTGGAATCTTCGTCGAGATTCTCAAGGACGTCAGCTTCCGCGTTGCCCCGATAACGAAGGAGGAAGCCCTCGACATGATAAAGGAGATCAAGGCCTACCCGATTCTGGCTGGGGCACGCGGTGAGAAGCCGGTGGACATCGAAGCTCTGGCGGACATCATCGTCAAGGTTGGAGAACTTGCCCTCGAGCTTCCCGAAATTAAGGAACTCGACATCAACCCGATCTTCGCCTACGAGGACTCAGCCGTTGCCGTCGATGCCAGAATGCTTCTCTGA